In Methylobacterium aquaticum, the following are encoded in one genomic region:
- the ogt gene encoding methylated-DNA--[protein]-cysteine S-methyltransferase, translated as MSAPATFLVGTLPSPIGTMLLVFDEEARLRALDWSDHEERMRRLLRLHYGTAFALRDAAVPSAIHDPLAAYFAGDLGAIDGLAVCTNGTAFQREVWAALRTIPAGTTLSYGALAQRLGRTKAVRAVGLANGANPVGLVVPCHRVIGANATLTGYGGGLHRKQWLLTHEGVSLGGRQGRLDLG; from the coding sequence ATGTCCGCGCCTGCCACCTTCCTCGTCGGCACCTTGCCGAGCCCGATCGGCACGATGCTGCTGGTCTTCGACGAGGAGGCGCGCTTGCGCGCCCTCGACTGGTCGGACCACGAGGAACGGATGCGGCGCCTGCTGCGGCTGCATTACGGCACCGCCTTCGCGTTGCGCGACGCCGCCGTGCCATCGGCGATCCATGATCCGCTCGCGGCCTATTTCGCCGGCGATCTCGGCGCCATCGACGGGCTGGCGGTGTGTACCAACGGCACCGCCTTCCAGCGCGAGGTCTGGGCCGCCCTCCGCACGATCCCGGCCGGCACCACGCTCAGCTACGGTGCCCTCGCGCAACGGCTCGGCCGGACCAAGGCGGTGCGGGCGGTCGGGCTCGCCAACGGCGCCAACCCGGTCGGCCTCGTGGTGCCGTGCCACCGGGTGATCGGGGCGAACGCGACGCTGACCGGCTATGGCGGCGGGCTCCACCGCAAGCAGTGGCTGCTGACCCATGAGGGGGTGAGCCTCGGCGGGCGGCAGGGGAGGCTGGATCTCGGGTGA
- a CDS encoding glycosyltransferase family 4 protein gives MRIILVADHAYINGGQAKVSLESALGLSRRGHEVVLFAAVGPADPRLAAAGIRTVLLDQTDVTQARSLARFGVQWLWNAPAAARLQEVIGESDPRDTVVHVHAWAKALSPSIGPVLRGTAAPVVYTAHEYYLACPNGGFYDYPVAASCHRVPNGPACLAHNCDSRTYPRKLLRVARHALMRRTGLVQGIDAMITISRLQREVLAPYLPATTRYHDVPNPVDVAPLGHRAGPPGDFVFVGRLSPEKGPGIFAEAARLAGARAVFAGDGPARAELEARYPDASFLGWQNPDQVKQVLRGARALVFPSVWYEGQPLTVLESLALGTPVLVSDVCAGREAVRHGESGLWFRSNDPRSLADAMGHLTNDATALRMGRAAYDLFWADPLTLDRHLDGLERVYRAVAGEVARERPAARAVG, from the coding sequence GTGAGAATCATCCTCGTCGCCGACCACGCCTACATCAATGGCGGCCAGGCCAAGGTGTCGCTGGAGAGCGCGCTCGGGCTGTCGCGGCGCGGCCACGAGGTCGTGCTGTTCGCCGCCGTCGGCCCGGCCGATCCGCGGCTCGCGGCGGCCGGGATCCGCACGGTCCTGCTCGACCAGACCGACGTGACGCAGGCCCGTTCGCTCGCGCGCTTCGGCGTGCAGTGGCTGTGGAACGCGCCCGCCGCCGCCCGGCTGCAGGAGGTCATCGGCGAATCCGACCCGCGCGACACGGTGGTCCACGTCCATGCCTGGGCCAAGGCCCTGTCGCCCTCGATCGGGCCGGTGCTGCGGGGCACGGCAGCCCCGGTGGTCTACACCGCCCACGAATATTACCTCGCCTGCCCGAATGGCGGCTTCTACGATTATCCCGTCGCGGCGTCCTGCCACCGGGTGCCGAACGGGCCGGCCTGCCTCGCCCACAATTGCGATTCGCGCACCTATCCGCGCAAGCTCCTGCGGGTCGCCCGCCACGCCCTGATGCGCCGCACCGGCCTCGTCCAGGGCATCGACGCGATGATCACCATCAGCCGGCTCCAGCGCGAGGTGCTGGCGCCCTACCTTCCCGCGACCACCCGCTATCACGACGTGCCGAACCCGGTCGACGTCGCGCCCCTCGGCCACCGGGCAGGCCCGCCGGGCGACTTCGTGTTCGTCGGCCGGCTCTCGCCCGAGAAGGGGCCAGGAATCTTCGCCGAGGCCGCGCGGCTCGCCGGGGCCCGGGCGGTCTTCGCCGGGGACGGGCCGGCCCGGGCGGAGCTGGAGGCGCGCTACCCGGACGCCTCCTTCCTCGGCTGGCAGAACCCGGACCAGGTAAAGCAGGTCCTGCGCGGCGCCCGTGCCCTGGTCTTTCCCTCGGTCTGGTACGAGGGCCAGCCGCTCACGGTGCTCGAGTCGCTGGCGCTCGGCACGCCGGTCCTCGTCAGCGACGTCTGCGCCGGCCGCGAGGCGGTGCGCCACGGCGAGAGCGGATTGTGGTTCCGCTCCAACGATCCGCGTTCGCTCGCCGACGCCATGGGTCATCTGACCAACGACGCGACGGCATTGCGGATGGGGCGGGCGGCCTACGACCTGTTCTGGGCCGATCCGCTGACCCTGGACCGTCACCTCGACGGGCTGGAGCGGGTGTATCGCGCGGTGGCAGGGGAGGTGGCGCGGGAGCGGCCGGCGGCGCGGGCGGTGGGGTAG
- a CDS encoding TIGR03808 family TAT-translocated repetitive protein: MPVIVSTDEKILFLNQSGSATFQGAIDQAQASQKALFVGPGVYPIAGISISGSIAISAMPGTVTFQSSGNTSFYITIAPASSGRISDVTLRGMTFDGVDKAFDIGTQPGLIRARNVDRLLIENCFIGRSTQSGIDLKSVAGKIHGNEFYDCRTAVLAEDSAGLEVSSNYIRDTKDNGIVVQRISPSYDGTIISRNRIFTVDNATGGSGQFGNAIFAVQAFNVVVDSNVTNGTNFSGIRLNTCSDSQVSGNNIMNARETALFVEAPDPSVPGYQGVTVTGNVLDTVGRGICAVNPEYGGRQVIVSNNIVRNVIANTFDQWLTPDRDPTKQYTVTTQATGITGEGADIVIASNVVEDCQGPGLVVTPLGSYDPSAGHVRDQNSVAIIAANNIVKNTPISIGYSARDYRGYAEIAENIVIGATNGGVVQVEATPNPSPLLPLDNQFGPYVRVSGSADMAGTTTPITDKISFSRNKSVPATS, translated from the coding sequence ATGCCCGTGATTGTCTCGACGGATGAGAAGATCCTCTTCCTAAACCAATCGGGGAGCGCCACCTTTCAGGGTGCCATCGACCAGGCCCAGGCAAGCCAAAAGGCACTCTTCGTCGGCCCCGGCGTTTATCCGATCGCGGGCATTTCGATTAGCGGTAGCATTGCAATTTCTGCAATGCCGGGCACCGTGACATTCCAATCGAGCGGAAACACGTCGTTCTACATCACGATCGCACCGGCCTCTTCGGGCCGAATCTCCGACGTTACACTGAGAGGCATGACGTTTGATGGCGTCGATAAAGCATTCGACATAGGCACCCAACCCGGCCTCATTCGTGCGCGCAACGTCGATCGTCTGCTAATCGAAAATTGCTTCATCGGGCGCTCGACACAATCAGGAATCGACCTCAAGTCGGTTGCCGGAAAGATTCACGGCAATGAATTTTACGATTGCAGGACTGCCGTCCTTGCCGAAGACTCGGCGGGACTTGAAGTATCTAGCAATTACATTCGGGACACGAAGGACAACGGGATCGTTGTCCAGCGAATATCACCGTCCTACGATGGAACGATCATCAGCAGAAATCGCATCTTCACTGTCGACAATGCGACCGGTGGCTCCGGGCAATTCGGGAATGCGATCTTCGCCGTTCAGGCCTTCAACGTCGTCGTCGATTCGAATGTGACAAACGGGACGAATTTTTCCGGCATTCGTCTGAATACATGCAGCGACTCACAGGTCAGCGGCAACAACATCATGAATGCAAGGGAAACCGCGCTCTTCGTGGAAGCGCCCGATCCGTCGGTTCCTGGATATCAAGGTGTGACGGTGACTGGAAACGTCCTCGATACGGTCGGCCGCGGGATCTGCGCCGTCAATCCGGAATACGGCGGGCGGCAAGTCATCGTCTCGAACAACATCGTCAGAAACGTCATTGCCAACACGTTCGATCAGTGGTTGACGCCTGACCGGGATCCGACGAAGCAGTACACGGTGACCACGCAAGCGACGGGGATCACCGGCGAGGGGGCCGATATAGTCATCGCCAGCAATGTCGTCGAGGATTGTCAGGGACCGGGGCTCGTCGTGACCCCGCTGGGCAGTTATGATCCCTCGGCTGGCCATGTCCGGGATCAGAACTCTGTTGCCATCATTGCCGCGAACAACATCGTCAAGAATACGCCGATCTCAATCGGATATTCCGCGCGCGACTATCGTGGATATGCCGAGATAGCAGAAAATATCGTCATCGGAGCGACCAATGGAGGTGTCGTTCAAGTCGAAGCTACACCTAACCCGTCCCCCCTTCTCCCGCTCGACAACCAGTTCGGTCCCTATGTCCGCGTCAGCGGCTCGGCCGACATGGCCGGGACGACGACTCCCATCACCGACAAAATTTCCTTCAGCCGGAACAAGTCGGTGCCGGCGACCAGCTAG
- a CDS encoding DUF1778 domain-containing protein — MTAATRREGQAARDERLGFRIDEETKALIERAAKLERRKVTDFCLTALAEAARRTIAEHETLVLSDRDRAVFFDTLINPPRANEKLRTAFAEHARRVAR; from the coding sequence ATGACGGCAGCGACGCGCAGGGAGGGCCAAGCGGCCCGGGATGAGCGGCTGGGTTTCCGCATCGACGAGGAGACCAAAGCACTGATCGAGCGCGCGGCTAAGCTCGAGCGACGGAAAGTGACGGATTTCTGCTTGACCGCCCTCGCGGAAGCGGCTCGCCGCACCATCGCCGAACACGAGACACTCGTCCTATCGGACCGTGACCGCGCCGTCTTCTTCGACACGCTCATCAATCCGCCGCGTGCGAACGAGAAGCTTCGGACAGCCTTCGCGGAACACGCGCGCCGCGTCGCGCGGTGA
- a CDS encoding magnesium transporter CorA family protein, whose protein sequence is MITLHGAEGVVAEGHACAAHPLPAHGTWLDLEDPSDTETALAETATGLKVPSRAALSEVQNSRRLNRRKDAFYLSTPMISFRDDDLTIRPLGFVLTPERLLTVRFQPLAAFDTVKERQAERDGPASSVETFLALNEELIDRMADTLETMSDELDSLSTRIFTFDTSANGNGRREGAAPKRRDLALRRLLRAIGRRGKALAKLRASLLGLGRILPYVAGEAEGWLKPEEKARFESLRLDVASLDEFETRLSETVQFLLDATLGLINMEQNNTFRVLTVVSVIGIPPTLMASVYGMNFKHMPELDWAWGYPYGLAIIGLSALAPAVYFKLKGWF, encoded by the coding sequence ATGATCACGCTTCACGGCGCCGAGGGCGTCGTCGCCGAGGGGCATGCCTGCGCGGCCCATCCCCTGCCGGCCCACGGCACCTGGCTCGACCTCGAGGATCCGAGCGACACCGAGACGGCCTTGGCGGAGACCGCGACCGGGCTCAAGGTCCCGTCCCGCGCGGCGCTGAGCGAGGTGCAGAATTCCCGCCGGCTCAACCGGCGCAAGGACGCCTTCTATCTCAGCACCCCGATGATCTCGTTCCGCGACGACGACCTGACAATCCGTCCCCTCGGCTTCGTGCTGACGCCGGAGCGGCTGTTGACGGTCCGGTTCCAGCCGCTCGCCGCCTTCGACACCGTGAAGGAGCGCCAAGCCGAGCGGGACGGGCCGGCCTCCAGCGTCGAGACCTTCCTGGCGCTCAACGAGGAACTGATCGACCGCATGGCCGACACCCTCGAGACGATGAGCGACGAACTCGATTCGCTCTCGACCCGGATCTTCACCTTCGACACCAGCGCCAACGGAAACGGCCGGCGCGAGGGGGCGGCGCCGAAGCGCCGCGACCTCGCCCTGCGGCGCCTGCTCCGTGCCATCGGCCGGCGCGGCAAGGCCCTGGCGAAGCTGCGCGCCTCGCTGCTCGGGCTGGGCCGCATCCTGCCCTACGTCGCCGGCGAGGCGGAGGGCTGGTTGAAGCCCGAGGAGAAGGCCCGCTTCGAGAGCCTGCGCCTCGACGTCGCCTCCCTCGACGAGTTCGAGACCCGGCTCTCCGAGACGGTGCAGTTCCTGCTCGACGCCACCCTCGGTCTCATCAACATGGAGCAGAACAACACCTTCCGGGTGCTCACCGTGGTCTCAGTGATCGGCATCCCGCCGACCTTGATGGCCTCGGTCTACGGCATGAACTTCAAGCACATGCCGGAGCTGGACTGGGCCTGGGGCTATCCCTACGGGCTCGCGATCATCGGACTGAGCGCGCTCGCCCCGGCTGTCTACTTCAAGCTGAAGGGGTGGTTTTGA
- the groL gene encoding chaperonin GroEL (60 kDa chaperone family; promotes refolding of misfolded polypeptides especially under stressful conditions; forms two stacked rings of heptamers to form a barrel-shaped 14mer; ends can be capped by GroES; misfolded proteins enter the barrel where they are refolded when GroES binds): protein MAAKDVRFASDAREKMLRGVDILADAVKVTLGPKGRNVVIEKSFGAPRITKDGVTVAKEIELADKFENMGAQMVREVASKTNDIAGDGTTTATVLAQAIVREGAKYVAAGMNPMDLKRGIDLATQAAVKDIQSRAKKVSASEEIAQVGTISANGDKDIGEMIAHAMQKVGNEGVITVEEAKTAETELDVVEGMQFDRGYLSPYFITNAEKMIAELEDPYILIHEKKLSSLQAMLPVLEAVVQTGKPLLIVAEDIEGEALATLVVNKLRGGLKVAAVKAPGFGDRRKAMLEDIAILTQGQMIAEDLGIKLENVTLPMLGRAKRVRIEKENTTIIDGAGEKSDIEARVQQIKAQIEETTSDYDREKLQERLAKLAGGVAVIRVGGATEVEVKEKKDRVDDALHATRAAVEEGIVPGGGTALLRAKKAVAALTSDNADVQAGIKIVLKALEAPIRQIAGNAGVEGSIVVGKITDKGDSETYGFNAQTEEYVDMIQAGIVDPAKVVRTALQDAASVAGLLVTTEAMVADAPKKESAAPAMPGGGMGGMDF, encoded by the coding sequence ATGGCAGCGAAAGACGTTCGTTTCGCCTCCGACGCCCGCGAGAAGATGCTGCGCGGCGTCGACATCCTGGCGGATGCGGTGAAGGTCACGCTCGGCCCGAAGGGCCGCAACGTCGTGATCGAGAAGAGCTTCGGCGCCCCGCGGATCACCAAGGACGGCGTGACCGTCGCCAAGGAGATCGAGCTCGCCGACAAGTTCGAGAACATGGGCGCCCAGATGGTGCGCGAAGTGGCCTCGAAGACCAACGACATCGCGGGTGACGGCACCACCACCGCCACCGTGCTGGCCCAGGCGATCGTCCGCGAGGGCGCCAAGTACGTCGCCGCCGGCATGAACCCGATGGACCTGAAGCGCGGCATCGACCTCGCCACCCAGGCCGCCGTGAAGGACATCCAGAGCCGCGCCAAGAAGGTGTCGGCCTCGGAGGAGATCGCCCAGGTCGGCACGATCTCGGCCAACGGCGACAAGGACATCGGCGAGATGATCGCCCATGCCATGCAGAAGGTCGGCAACGAGGGCGTGATCACGGTCGAGGAGGCGAAGACCGCCGAGACCGAGCTCGACGTCGTCGAGGGCATGCAGTTCGACCGCGGCTACCTCTCCCCGTACTTCATCACGAATGCGGAGAAGATGATCGCCGAGCTCGAGGACCCCTACATCCTCATCCACGAGAAGAAGCTGTCGTCGCTCCAGGCGATGCTGCCGGTGCTCGAGGCCGTCGTCCAGACCGGCAAGCCGCTGCTGATCGTCGCCGAGGACATCGAGGGCGAGGCTCTGGCCACCCTGGTCGTCAACAAGCTGCGCGGCGGCCTGAAGGTCGCGGCCGTGAAGGCGCCGGGCTTCGGTGACCGTCGCAAGGCCATGCTCGAGGACATCGCGATCCTGACCCAGGGTCAGATGATCGCCGAGGACCTCGGCATCAAGCTCGAGAACGTGACCCTCCCGATGCTCGGCCGCGCCAAGCGCGTCCGCATCGAGAAGGAGAACACCACGATCATCGACGGCGCCGGCGAGAAGTCGGACATCGAGGCCCGCGTCCAGCAGATCAAGGCGCAGATCGAGGAGACCACCTCGGACTACGACCGCGAGAAGCTCCAGGAGCGTCTGGCCAAGCTCGCGGGCGGCGTCGCGGTGATCCGCGTCGGCGGCGCGACCGAGGTCGAGGTCAAGGAGAAGAAGGACCGCGTCGACGACGCCCTCCACGCCACCCGCGCGGCGGTCGAGGAAGGCATCGTCCCCGGCGGCGGCACCGCGCTCCTGCGTGCCAAGAAGGCCGTGGCCGCTCTCACCAGCGACAACGCCGACGTCCAGGCCGGCATCAAGATCGTGCTGAAGGCGCTTGAGGCCCCGATCCGCCAGATCGCCGGCAATGCCGGCGTCGAGGGCTCGATCGTGGTCGGCAAGATCACCGACAAGGGCGACTCGGAGACCTACGGCTTCAACGCCCAGACCGAAGAGTACGTCGACATGATCCAGGCCGGCATCGTCGACCCGGCCAAGGTCGTGCGCACCGCCCTGCAGGACGCCGCTTCGGTGGCCGGCCTGCTGGTGACGACCGAGGCGATGGTCGCCGACGCCCCGAAGAAGGAGAGCGCTGCTCCGGCGATGCCGGGCGGCGGCATGGGCGGCATGGACTTCTAA
- a CDS encoding GNAT family N-acetyltransferase yields MSLPDLRIGLLDDGHDRTSFSSGVADLDRYLHTQAKQDLRRKANAVFVLSADDAPNRILGYYTLCALAVAQGDVPPAARKHVPRYPLVSATLIGRLAVDRDAQGRGLGSILVADALQRAYASAGTVGSSMIVVDALNDAIVSFYEAYGFVRLPESLRLILPMVLASKVAP; encoded by the coding sequence ATGTCGCTGCCGGACTTGCGCATCGGCCTGCTCGACGACGGGCACGACAGAACTTCGTTCTCGTCGGGCGTCGCCGACCTCGATCGCTATCTCCATACCCAGGCGAAGCAGGACCTCCGCCGAAAGGCGAACGCAGTCTTCGTTCTCAGCGCGGACGACGCGCCGAACCGCATTCTCGGCTACTACACACTCTGTGCGCTCGCCGTGGCGCAGGGAGACGTTCCGCCCGCAGCCCGCAAGCATGTCCCGCGATATCCGCTCGTCAGCGCGACGCTGATCGGTCGACTGGCCGTCGACCGCGATGCGCAGGGCCGTGGGCTCGGCTCCATTCTGGTAGCGGATGCTCTCCAACGTGCCTACGCGAGTGCCGGAACGGTGGGCTCGTCGATGATCGTCGTGGACGCGCTGAACGACGCCATCGTAAGCTTCTACGAAGCCTACGGTTTCGTACGTCTTCCGGAGTCGCTCAGGCTGATTCTGCCGATGGTCCTGGCAAGCAAAGTCGCGCCCTGA
- the groES gene encoding co-chaperone GroES, with protein sequence MQFRPLHDRVVVRRIESEEKTKGGIIIPDSAKEKPQEGEIVAVGPGARDESGKLNPLDVKAGDRVLFGKWSGTEVKIDGQDLLIMKESDIMGVLA encoded by the coding sequence ATGCAATTCCGTCCGCTGCACGACCGTGTCGTCGTCCGTCGCATCGAGAGCGAGGAGAAGACCAAGGGCGGCATCATCATCCCGGATTCCGCCAAGGAGAAGCCGCAAGAGGGCGAGATCGTCGCCGTCGGCCCCGGCGCCCGCGACGAGTCCGGCAAGCTGAACCCGCTCGACGTCAAGGCCGGCGACCGCGTCCTGTTCGGCAAGTGGTCGGGCACCGAGGTCAAGATCGACGGCCAGGACCTCCTCATCATGAAGGAGTCCGACATCATGGGCGTGCTGGCGTAA
- a CDS encoding lipopolysaccharide biosynthesis protein, translating into MAVIAAFVVNAVLNLALGLLIAQILGPADFGRFALGTAGAVVLSIMLFEWLRLSATRFYSARVRETEPWIRAMLDRAYAATALGLAGAALLALAGRPLVGEPALLAAAAAGAAVGIGLFDYQAALARARFVGGLYLRLVLIKNGLALVLMVGTAWVTADASAVMLAAGLSQLLAALLIRRALADPPIPHDGARRREALRRFMAYGLPVVAANVVYQLMPFANRWAVAGAAGFAEAGYFSLAADIGGRIFTTLGAALDLLLFQIAVLAAETHGHEAGEEQVARNGSVVLALLLPSAAGLWAVAPALDAIAVPAAYRGHFVDYTLLLIPGLVALAVMNFALNPVFQIRRRTLPLVAAGLVGALVNFGAALALAKPFGPHGIAAAQSLGFLAAMLFLGFRALTGPGRLRMPWRDPLAVLLATAAMTVAILPLRGLDPWLALPACVVVGGLVYGALVWCFDIAGLRAAVLARFGRAVPAA; encoded by the coding sequence ATGGCGGTCATCGCGGCCTTCGTGGTCAATGCGGTCCTGAACCTGGCCCTCGGCCTGCTCATCGCGCAGATCCTCGGGCCGGCGGATTTCGGCCGCTTCGCCCTCGGCACCGCCGGCGCCGTGGTGCTGAGCATCATGCTGTTCGAGTGGCTGCGCCTGTCGGCCACCCGCTTCTATTCCGCCCGCGTCCGGGAGACCGAGCCCTGGATCCGCGCCATGCTCGACCGGGCCTACGCGGCGACGGCGCTCGGCCTCGCCGGGGCAGCGCTGCTGGCCTTGGCCGGCCGGCCCCTCGTCGGCGAGCCGGCCCTGCTCGCCGCGGCCGCGGCCGGGGCGGCGGTGGGCATCGGGCTGTTCGATTACCAGGCGGCCTTGGCCCGGGCCCGCTTCGTCGGCGGGTTGTACCTGCGCCTCGTCCTGATCAAGAACGGCCTCGCCCTCGTGCTGATGGTCGGCACCGCCTGGGTGACCGCGGATGCAAGCGCGGTGATGCTCGCCGCGGGCCTGAGCCAGCTCCTCGCCGCCCTCCTCATCCGACGCGCGCTGGCGGACCCGCCCATCCCCCATGACGGAGCCCGCCGCCGCGAGGCCCTGCGCCGTTTCATGGCCTACGGCCTGCCGGTGGTCGCCGCCAACGTGGTCTACCAGCTCATGCCCTTCGCCAACCGCTGGGCGGTTGCCGGCGCGGCCGGCTTCGCCGAGGCCGGCTACTTCTCCCTCGCCGCGGATATCGGCGGGCGGATCTTCACCACGCTCGGCGCCGCCCTCGACCTGCTGCTGTTCCAGATCGCCGTGCTCGCCGCCGAGACCCACGGCCACGAGGCCGGCGAGGAGCAGGTCGCCCGCAACGGCAGCGTGGTCCTGGCGCTGCTCCTGCCGAGCGCCGCCGGCCTCTGGGCCGTGGCCCCGGCCCTGGATGCGATCGCGGTGCCGGCGGCCTATCGCGGCCATTTCGTCGATTACACGCTCCTGCTGATCCCGGGCCTCGTCGCCCTGGCGGTGATGAACTTCGCCCTCAATCCGGTCTTCCAGATCCGCCGCCGCACCCTGCCGCTCGTGGCCGCGGGTCTCGTCGGGGCTCTGGTCAATTTCGGGGCGGCCCTCGCGCTGGCCAAACCCTTCGGCCCCCACGGCATCGCCGCGGCGCAATCGCTGGGCTTCCTCGCCGCCATGCTGTTCCTCGGGTTTCGTGCGCTGACCGGGCCGGGCCGCCTGCGGATGCCCTGGCGCGACCCGCTCGCCGTCCTGCTCGCCACCGCCGCGATGACCGTCGCGATCCTGCCCTTGCGCGGGCTCGATCCCTGGCTCGCCCTGCCGGCCTGCGTCGTCGTCGGCGGCCTGGTCTACGGGGCGCTGGTCTGGTGCTTCGACATCGCGGGCCTGCGGGCGGCGGTGCTCGCGCGGTTCGGGCGCGCGGTGCCGGCGGCGTAG
- a CDS encoding DMT family transporter encodes MRPSPSPASAILLAALGIGLLSLMDATIKGLSDRYGVTGIAFSRYVVGTIVMAAVLAVLRPGWPSAETWRTNGLRAVLVVVTALCFFHGLSVLPLAEALALSFLSPIFIALFAALLLRERVRPPVWAGLVVGFLGVGIVVAGQVGTDEPRAAGSAWGIAAILASALTYALSMVLLRARARHDPVVTIVAIQNAGPAAMLAVPAAWTWTPVAAPDWALLVLVGVLGVAGHLVLSRAYAKAEASRLAAMEYTALLWAIGLGYLAFGEVPGVATLAGAGLILAGSALAARR; translated from the coding sequence ATGCGCCCCAGCCCCTCCCCCGCCTCCGCGATCCTGCTCGCCGCCCTCGGCATCGGGCTCCTGTCCCTGATGGACGCCACCATCAAGGGGCTGTCCGACCGCTACGGCGTCACCGGCATCGCCTTTTCCCGCTACGTCGTCGGCACGATCGTGATGGCGGCCGTGCTGGCGGTCTTGCGCCCCGGCTGGCCCTCCGCCGAGACCTGGCGCACCAACGGCCTGCGGGCCGTGCTGGTGGTGGTGACGGCGCTCTGCTTCTTCCACGGCCTGTCGGTGCTGCCGCTCGCCGAGGCGCTGGCGCTGTCGTTCCTGAGCCCGATCTTCATCGCGCTGTTCGCCGCGCTCCTGCTGCGCGAACGGGTGCGCCCGCCCGTCTGGGCCGGCCTCGTCGTCGGCTTCCTCGGCGTCGGGATCGTGGTGGCGGGCCAGGTCGGCACGGACGAACCGCGGGCAGCGGGCTCCGCCTGGGGCATCGCCGCCATCCTGGCCTCGGCGCTCACCTACGCGCTCTCGATGGTGCTGCTGCGCGCCCGCGCCCGCCACGACCCGGTGGTGACCATCGTGGCGATCCAGAATGCCGGCCCCGCGGCGATGCTGGCCGTGCCCGCGGCCTGGACCTGGACGCCGGTGGCCGCACCCGACTGGGCGCTCCTCGTTCTCGTCGGCGTGCTCGGCGTCGCGGGCCACCTCGTGCTCAGCCGCGCCTATGCGAAGGCCGAGGCCTCGCGGCTCGCCGCGATGGAATACACAGCCCTCCTCTGGGCGATCGGCCTCGGCTACCTCGCCTTCGGGGAGGTCCCGGGGGTCGCGACGCTCGCCGGCGCCGGCCTGATCCTCGCCGGGTCGGCGCTGGCGGCGCGGCGGTGA